The following coding sequences lie in one Azospirillum humicireducens genomic window:
- the gloB gene encoding hydroxyacylglutathione hydrolase, which yields MEVILVPAFADNYIYVLRDAASGKVGVVDPGEAAPVQAELERRGWTLTHIFLTHHHNDHIGGVAELKARHRVTVIGARADAHRIPDLDVALGDGDRTVFGEQTARVIAVPGHTSGHIAFWFEAAETLFSGDTLFSLGCGRLFEGTPAQMWESLQALRSLTDSTRIYCGHEYTQSNGRFALTVDPDNSVLRQRMEEVGALRERNQPTIPTTVGLERRTNPFLRADEPAVQSAIGLSGAPAVEVFAELRHRKDHFRG from the coding sequence GTGGAGGTCATTCTCGTTCCGGCTTTCGCCGACAATTACATCTATGTGCTGCGTGACGCGGCATCCGGCAAGGTCGGCGTCGTCGATCCCGGCGAGGCCGCCCCGGTGCAGGCCGAGTTGGAGCGGCGCGGCTGGACCCTGACGCACATCTTTCTGACTCACCACCACAACGACCATATCGGCGGCGTGGCCGAGCTGAAGGCCCGCCACCGCGTCACCGTGATCGGCGCCCGTGCCGACGCCCACCGCATCCCCGACCTGGACGTGGCGCTCGGCGACGGCGACCGCACGGTGTTCGGGGAGCAGACCGCCCGCGTCATCGCCGTTCCCGGCCACACCAGCGGCCATATCGCCTTCTGGTTCGAGGCGGCGGAGACGCTGTTCAGCGGCGACACCCTGTTCTCGCTCGGCTGCGGACGCCTGTTCGAGGGCACGCCGGCCCAGATGTGGGAGTCGCTGCAAGCCCTGCGGTCGCTGACCGACTCGACCAGAATCTATTGCGGGCACGAATACACCCAGTCCAACGGCCGCTTCGCCCTGACCGTCGACCCGGACAATTCCGTCCTGCGCCAGCGCATGGAGGAGGTCGGGGCCTTGCGCGAGCGGAACCAGCCGACGATCCCGACCACCGTCGGCCTGGAACGCCGGACCAACCCCTTCCTGCGCGCCGATGAGCCTGCCGTCCAGTCCGCCATCGGCCTGTCCGGCGCCCCGGCGGTGGAGGTCTTTGCCGAACTCCGCCACCGCAAGGACCATTTCCGCGGGTAG
- a CDS encoding methyltransferase domain-containing protein, protein MYTDIVDLREFYESGLGRTAQRMIRRRIRTIWPDVRDQIVLGIGYTTPYLRPFMGEADRVVAVMPASQGVSFWPAEGPGMVALGDEADLPFGDNTIDRVLLVHGLEGTEQLRPMMREIWRVLAGGGRVLAVVPNRRGLWARADWTPFGHGFPYSSSQLKQVLRDTMFVPERTRHALFIPPLRSHFLQKTAPAWEEVGVRWFKAFAGVTMIEASKQIFAGVSRRAAHQPVKRRLIVPLPGGAAPAARSGSARIITGPGGDAVDGQQPYPRT, encoded by the coding sequence ATGTACACAGATATCGTCGATCTGAGGGAGTTCTACGAGTCCGGATTGGGCAGGACCGCCCAGCGGATGATCCGCCGCCGCATCCGCACCATCTGGCCGGACGTGCGCGACCAGATCGTGCTGGGCATCGGCTACACCACCCCCTACCTGCGTCCCTTCATGGGGGAGGCGGACCGGGTGGTCGCCGTGATGCCGGCCAGCCAGGGCGTCAGCTTCTGGCCGGCGGAAGGACCGGGCATGGTGGCGCTCGGCGACGAGGCCGATCTGCCCTTCGGCGACAACACCATCGACCGCGTCCTGCTGGTCCATGGGCTGGAGGGGACGGAACAGCTGCGGCCGATGATGCGCGAGATCTGGCGGGTGCTGGCCGGCGGCGGACGGGTGCTGGCGGTGGTGCCGAACCGCCGCGGCCTGTGGGCGCGCGCCGACTGGACGCCGTTCGGCCATGGCTTTCCCTATTCCTCCTCGCAGCTGAAGCAGGTGCTGCGCGACACCATGTTCGTGCCGGAACGCACCCGCCACGCCCTGTTCATCCCGCCGCTGCGCTCGCATTTCCTGCAGAAGACGGCACCGGCCTGGGAAGAGGTCGGCGTGCGCTGGTTCAAGGCCTTCGCCGGGGTGACGATGATCGAGGCGTCGAAGCAGATCTTCGCCGGCGTGTCGCGCCGGGCAGCACACCAGCCGGTCAAGCGCCGGCTGATCGTGCCCCTGCCGGGCGGTGCGGCCCCCGCCGCAAGAAGCGGCAGCGCCCGCATCATCACCGGGCCCGGCGGCGATGCCGTGGACGGGCAGCAGCCCTATCCGCGGACCTGA
- a CDS encoding methyl-accepting chemotaxis protein yields MDISATIAQDLCDAIGRELDTVVSLIGKGGTVAASTARERIGTGHPVAADIVARRLDERAVSREEAAKSGGTMREGYAIAIDLDGDRVGALAVAGPAEQARRFARLARHWAVATLRAETAETRRVALMRDLSDRVEREVGGLAADLADAGRRLEAAIASVRTAGTEGLRQTADAAGAARAVDGSVGAIAGMLDRLASTSDQISGDTSKAREISLAAASDSDRATTVMNSLRSAAEQIASVVKLINAIASQTNLLALNATIEAARAGEAGRGFAVVANEVKALSRQTADATKQIADQVANLQKETAAVDEALGRIHSTIGSIQSINGTVAAAIDEQATLTAEVARSLDRSRQDAMAAEQRIGDAEQTLGGVTRTLDELATLSQTIAARAGSLGSGLGSRLSDALRQVRG; encoded by the coding sequence TTGGACATCAGCGCCACCATCGCACAGGATCTCTGTGATGCAATCGGCCGTGAACTGGACACCGTCGTGTCCCTCATCGGCAAGGGCGGCACCGTCGCCGCCTCCACCGCGAGGGAGCGGATCGGCACCGGCCACCCGGTCGCGGCCGACATCGTCGCGCGGCGGCTGGACGAACGCGCCGTCAGCCGGGAGGAGGCGGCCAAGTCGGGCGGTACGATGCGCGAGGGTTACGCCATCGCCATCGATCTGGACGGCGACCGCGTGGGCGCGCTGGCCGTCGCGGGTCCGGCCGAACAGGCCCGCCGCTTTGCCCGCCTCGCCCGCCACTGGGCGGTGGCGACTCTGCGGGCCGAGACGGCGGAGACCCGCCGCGTCGCCCTGATGCGCGACCTGTCCGACCGGGTGGAGCGCGAGGTCGGCGGGCTGGCCGCCGATCTGGCCGATGCCGGCCGCCGGCTGGAGGCGGCGATCGCCTCCGTCCGCACCGCCGGGACCGAGGGGCTGCGCCAGACCGCCGACGCGGCCGGTGCCGCTCGTGCTGTCGACGGATCGGTCGGCGCCATCGCCGGCATGCTCGACCGTCTTGCCTCCACCTCCGACCAGATCTCCGGCGACACCAGCAAGGCGCGGGAGATCAGCCTCGCGGCGGCATCCGACAGCGACCGCGCCACCACCGTGATGAACTCCCTGCGGTCTGCGGCGGAGCAGATCGCCAGCGTGGTGAAGCTGATCAACGCCATCGCCAGCCAGACCAACCTGCTGGCGCTCAACGCCACCATCGAGGCGGCGCGGGCCGGAGAGGCCGGGCGCGGCTTCGCCGTCGTCGCCAACGAGGTGAAGGCCCTGTCGCGCCAGACCGCCGACGCCACCAAGCAGATCGCCGACCAGGTCGCCAACCTGCAGAAGGAGACGGCTGCGGTGGACGAGGCGCTTGGCCGCATCCATTCCACCATCGGCTCGATCCAGTCGATCAACGGCACCGTCGCCGCCGCCATCGACGAACAGGCGACGCTGACCGCCGAGGTGGCACGCTCGCTCGACCGCTCCCGCCAGGATGCGATGGCGGCGGAACAGCGGATCGGCGACGCCGAACAGACGCTGGGCGGGGTGACGCGCACGCTGGACGAGCTGGCGACTCTGAGCCAGACCATCGCGGCGCGGGCGGGAAGCCTGGGCAGCGGGCTGGGCAGCCGGTTGTCCGATGCGCTGCGTCAGGTCCGCGGATAG
- a CDS encoding RBBP9/YdeN family alpha/beta hydrolase, producing the protein MTQPTVLVLPGLGNSGPEHWQSWLEGRLPALTRVEFGDWDAPEPDRWVERLDAAVRTAPGPVVLVAHSLACILVARWAAVSDAAEKVAAALLVAPPDVESPDRVPAVVRRFAPVPTDPLPFTAVTVGSRNDPYCAAARACGFAALWGADFIDAGEVGHINGDSGHGPWPMGETLLKDLLAQL; encoded by the coding sequence ATGACGCAGCCGACCGTTCTGGTTCTTCCCGGTCTGGGCAACTCCGGACCGGAGCATTGGCAGAGCTGGCTCGAAGGCCGGCTGCCGGCACTGACCCGCGTCGAGTTCGGCGACTGGGACGCACCGGAGCCTGACCGGTGGGTCGAGCGGCTCGATGCTGCGGTCCGCACGGCTCCCGGACCGGTGGTGCTGGTGGCGCACAGCCTGGCCTGCATCCTGGTCGCGCGCTGGGCGGCGGTTTCCGACGCCGCGGAGAAGGTGGCGGCGGCGCTGCTCGTCGCCCCGCCCGATGTCGAGTCGCCGGACCGCGTGCCGGCGGTGGTGCGCCGCTTCGCGCCGGTGCCGACCGATCCGCTGCCTTTCACCGCCGTGACGGTCGGCAGCCGCAACGATCCCTACTGCGCAGCCGCACGCGCCTGCGGCTTCGCCGCCCTGTGGGGCGCCGACTTCATCGATGCGGGCGAGGTCGGACACATCAACGGCGACAGCGGCCACGGTCCCTGGCCGATGGGCGAAACTCTGCTGAAGGACCTGCTGGCACAGCTGTGA
- a CDS encoding 4-(cytidine 5'-diphospho)-2-C-methyl-D-erythritol kinase — protein sequence MTGIPIVEAAPAKLNLYLHVTGRRADGYHELDSLVAFADLGDAIALTPAAARLALRGADLPPAGPRLAIAGPFGPDLMGGNPADNLVMRAAHALAARLGRQADVMIALTKALPVASGIGGGSADAAACLRALARLWGMPTDDPALFAVAAGLGADVPVCVAGRSCYFGGIGDVLDEAPELPETHAVLVNPNLPVPTPAVFRALAAARAESAAPFSAPARFARKPADARDLAALLLERTNDLTAPALTVAPAIADVLAALERSAGCLLSRLSGSGATCFGLYATTQEAEAAAKAIATAEPGWWVRPTRLRPTPPDAPALPRGIVADPAAAVPPPAVPFPDTGGWGIG from the coding sequence ATGACCGGCATTCCCATCGTCGAGGCCGCCCCGGCCAAGCTGAACCTGTACCTCCACGTCACCGGCCGGCGCGCAGACGGCTATCACGAGTTGGACAGCCTCGTCGCCTTCGCCGACCTTGGCGATGCCATCGCCCTGACGCCGGCCGCCGCAAGGCTCGCCCTGCGCGGCGCCGATCTGCCGCCGGCCGGCCCGCGTCTTGCCATCGCCGGCCCCTTCGGCCCGGACCTGATGGGTGGAAATCCGGCCGACAATCTGGTGATGCGCGCCGCCCATGCGCTGGCCGCCCGGCTGGGCCGGCAGGCAGACGTGATGATCGCACTGACCAAGGCGCTGCCGGTCGCATCGGGCATCGGCGGCGGGTCGGCCGACGCCGCCGCCTGCCTGCGGGCACTGGCCCGCCTGTGGGGGATGCCGACGGACGATCCGGCTCTGTTCGCGGTGGCCGCCGGGCTGGGCGCCGATGTGCCGGTCTGCGTCGCCGGGCGCAGCTGCTATTTCGGCGGCATCGGTGACGTGCTGGACGAAGCGCCGGAGCTGCCGGAAACCCATGCGGTTCTGGTCAACCCGAACCTGCCGGTGCCGACGCCGGCGGTGTTCAGGGCACTGGCCGCCGCACGCGCGGAAAGCGCCGCCCCATTCTCCGCCCCCGCCCGCTTCGCCCGCAAGCCGGCGGACGCCCGCGATCTGGCCGCGCTGCTGCTGGAACGGACCAACGACCTCACTGCCCCGGCCCTGACGGTCGCCCCGGCGATTGCCGACGTGCTGGCGGCGCTGGAGCGCAGCGCCGGTTGCCTGCTGTCCCGCCTGTCCGGCAGCGGCGCCACCTGCTTCGGCCTCTATGCCACGACGCAGGAGGCGGAGGCCGCGGCCAAGGCCATCGCAACGGCGGAGCCGGGCTGGTGGGTCAGGCCAACCCGCCTGCGCCCCACCCCGCCCGATGCCCCGGCCCTGCCGCGCGGCATCGTCGCCGATCCCGCAGCCGCAGTCCCACCCCCGGCCGTTCCCTTCCCGGACACCGGCGGATGGGGCATCGGCTGA
- a CDS encoding ABC transporter substrate-binding protein translates to MPTNNRSNTAFPIARRRLLADATILGAAALGAVAAGGAASLPAFAATTLRVGYIPIIPMTQLYVLTGEGWAKEAGLALQTTSFQSGPAMIQALASGTMDVAYVGIGPAMIARSKGVKLKVVAANVIDQVALIGRGPLAKAMAGAASPAEGIRAFRAANGRLPKIGSLPAGSVPDTVLRYWMAEVAHIGADEVEIVGMGEQPLQQALLTGAIDGASILEPILTLVRSRLPDAAIIAKAGTMFPKQPGAVLAVTEDAIANNRAAVADLVKLHIRATAFAKSNPDRTAELVTDIIGKGLVERDVMRAALTSDATTFVDDPRAILDSTKRMQAFQQTLGQITEPVDVDALFDLSFHDAAMGK, encoded by the coding sequence ATGCCGACGAACAACCGTTCAAACACCGCCTTTCCCATCGCCCGCCGCCGGCTGCTGGCCGACGCCACCATATTGGGCGCCGCCGCATTGGGCGCCGTTGCCGCCGGGGGTGCCGCGTCGCTGCCGGCCTTCGCAGCGACCACCCTGCGCGTCGGCTATATCCCGATCATCCCGATGACCCAGCTCTATGTGCTGACCGGGGAGGGATGGGCGAAGGAAGCCGGGCTGGCCCTGCAGACCACCAGCTTCCAGTCGGGTCCGGCGATGATCCAGGCGCTGGCATCGGGGACGATGGACGTCGCATATGTCGGCATCGGCCCGGCGATGATCGCGCGGTCGAAGGGTGTGAAGCTGAAGGTCGTCGCCGCCAACGTCATCGACCAGGTGGCGCTGATCGGCCGCGGCCCGCTGGCCAAGGCGATGGCCGGCGCCGCCAGCCCGGCGGAGGGGATCAGGGCCTTCCGCGCCGCCAACGGCCGGCTGCCCAAGATCGGCTCGCTCCCGGCCGGTTCGGTGCCCGACACGGTTCTGCGCTATTGGATGGCGGAAGTCGCCCATATCGGCGCGGACGAGGTCGAGATCGTCGGCATGGGCGAACAGCCGCTGCAGCAGGCGCTGTTGACCGGGGCCATCGACGGCGCCTCGATCCTGGAACCGATCCTGACGCTGGTCCGGTCCCGTCTGCCGGATGCCGCCATCATCGCCAAGGCCGGCACCATGTTCCCCAAGCAGCCGGGCGCCGTCCTGGCGGTGACGGAGGATGCCATCGCCAACAACCGCGCCGCCGTCGCCGATCTGGTCAAGCTGCATATCCGCGCCACCGCCTTCGCCAAGTCCAACCCCGACCGCACGGCGGAGCTGGTGACGGACATCATCGGCAAGGGGCTGGTGGAGCGCGATGTGATGCGGGCGGCGCTGACCTCCGACGCGACGACCTTCGTCGACGACCCCAGGGCGATCCTGGACTCCACCAAGCGGATGCAGGCCTTCCAGCAGACGCTGGGCCAGATCACCGAGCCGGTCGACGTGGATGCGCTGTTCGACCTGTCCTTCCACGACGCGGCCATGGGGAAATGA
- a CDS encoding Bcr/CflA family multidrug efflux MFS transporter codes for MLARLAAVRSRLPAESPFFIAALGVLMSFGPMGTDMYLPGMPEIGRDLHAPQDQVQWTLSAFFLGFGVGQLLWGALSDRFGRRIPVATGILLYAVGCVGCSLTTDVGHLAAWRFVQAVGACAGPVLVRAMIRDVFERDRAASVLSMMILVMGAAPIIAPLIGGQILIWANWRWIFWAQAAFGVIAMLALATLPETHPETRRTSLRPMVLAESYRTLLTNRRYLGYAVGSSFIYAGMFAFISGSPFVYIELFGVQPENYGFLFGLNIVGMIIVNTLNSRAVMRFGSDMMLRIGVWLSAASGILLVATVAGGWGGLWGLVGCLFLFMSLTGFCFANSMAGALQSFPQMAGTASALAGMLQFSIGAVSGWVVGLMANGTAMPMAAVIGGTALVSLALNLWLIGPVRRRQHCEQ; via the coding sequence ATGCTCGCGCGCCTTGCCGCCGTCCGTTCCCGTTTGCCTGCGGAAAGCCCCTTCTTCATCGCGGCGCTCGGCGTGTTGATGTCGTTCGGTCCGATGGGCACCGACATGTATCTGCCCGGCATGCCGGAGATCGGGCGTGATCTGCATGCGCCGCAGGATCAGGTGCAATGGACGCTGTCGGCCTTCTTCCTGGGCTTCGGCGTCGGACAACTGCTGTGGGGGGCGTTGAGCGACCGGTTCGGCCGGCGGATCCCGGTGGCGACCGGCATCCTGCTCTATGCCGTGGGCTGTGTCGGCTGCTCGCTGACCACCGATGTCGGCCATCTGGCGGCCTGGCGCTTCGTGCAGGCGGTGGGGGCGTGCGCCGGTCCGGTGCTGGTCCGTGCCATGATCCGCGACGTGTTCGAGCGCGACCGCGCCGCCAGCGTGCTGTCGATGATGATACTGGTGATGGGTGCCGCCCCGATCATTGCGCCGCTGATCGGCGGGCAGATCCTGATCTGGGCGAACTGGCGCTGGATCTTCTGGGCCCAGGCGGCTTTCGGCGTCATCGCCATGCTGGCGCTCGCCACCCTGCCGGAAACCCACCCCGAGACGCGGCGCACCAGCCTGCGCCCGATGGTGCTGGCGGAGTCCTACCGCACACTGCTGACCAACCGCCGTTACCTCGGCTATGCGGTGGGATCGTCCTTCATCTATGCGGGGATGTTCGCCTTCATCTCCGGATCGCCCTTCGTCTACATCGAGCTGTTCGGGGTGCAGCCGGAGAATTACGGCTTCCTCTTCGGGCTGAACATTGTCGGCATGATCATCGTCAACACGCTGAACAGCCGCGCCGTCATGCGTTTCGGGTCCGACATGATGCTGCGGATCGGGGTCTGGCTGTCGGCTGCGAGCGGCATCCTGCTGGTCGCCACGGTGGCCGGCGGCTGGGGTGGGTTGTGGGGGCTGGTCGGCTGTCTGTTCCTGTTCATGTCGCTGACCGGCTTCTGCTTCGCCAACTCCATGGCCGGGGCGCTGCAGTCCTTCCCGCAGATGGCGGGAACCGCATCGGCGCTCGCGGGCATGCTGCAGTTCAGCATCGGCGCGGTGTCCGGCTGGGTGGTTGGGCTGATGGCCAACGGCACCGCCATGCCGATGGCGGCGGTGATCGGTGGCACGGCCCTGGTCAGCCTCGCGTTGAACCTGTGGCTGATCGGTCCGGTGCGCCGCCGGCAGCATTGCGAACAGTAA
- a CDS encoding BMP family lipoprotein: MPHPNRRSVLSCVAAGATLVLLPQHTRAADMRPGLIYAAGQKFDKSFNEGAFAGAERFKAASGIPVLEYLPSNPAQFDQGVASLLRRGVTDLVAIGFYYATPLTRLAPAHPAVRFTLVDAVAEAPNIRCVTFKEQEGAFLVGVLAALASKSGTVGFVGALDIPLIRKFIAGFEQGARHARGDIRVVVNFVGTTPAAFNDPTAGAEVARSQFQRGADVVFAGAGVSNFGIFAAASEARRLAIGVDSNQNYLYPGAILTSMLKRVDLAVDSSFQAALQGRWSAGTVALGLAEGAVDYAVDENNRELLTPAMLDAAEAARRAIVAGRIPVADGS, from the coding sequence ATGCCGCACCCCAACCGCCGGTCGGTCCTGTCCTGCGTCGCCGCTGGGGCCACCCTGGTCCTGCTGCCGCAACACACGCGGGCAGCGGATATGCGGCCGGGGCTGATTTATGCGGCGGGCCAGAAATTCGACAAGAGCTTCAACGAAGGCGCCTTCGCCGGGGCGGAGCGGTTCAAGGCGGCCAGCGGCATTCCGGTGCTCGAATACCTGCCATCCAATCCGGCGCAATTCGACCAGGGCGTGGCATCGCTGTTGCGGCGCGGTGTGACCGATCTGGTCGCCATCGGCTTCTATTATGCGACGCCGCTGACCCGGCTGGCCCCGGCGCATCCGGCGGTGCGCTTCACCCTGGTCGATGCGGTGGCGGAGGCGCCGAACATCCGCTGCGTCACCTTCAAGGAGCAGGAGGGCGCCTTCCTGGTCGGCGTGCTGGCGGCGCTGGCGTCGAAAAGCGGGACCGTCGGCTTCGTCGGCGCCTTGGACATCCCGCTGATCCGCAAATTCATCGCCGGCTTCGAACAGGGTGCGCGCCATGCCCGCGGCGATATCCGGGTGGTGGTGAATTTCGTCGGCACCACGCCCGCCGCCTTCAACGACCCCACCGCCGGGGCGGAGGTGGCGCGCAGCCAGTTCCAGCGCGGGGCCGACGTGGTCTTCGCCGGGGCGGGCGTGTCGAACTTCGGCATCTTCGCCGCGGCGAGCGAGGCGCGCCGGCTGGCCATCGGCGTCGACAGCAACCAGAACTATCTCTATCCCGGCGCCATCCTCACCTCGATGCTGAAGCGGGTCGATCTGGCGGTGGACTCGAGTTTCCAGGCCGCACTCCAGGGACGATGGAGCGCCGGCACGGTGGCACTGGGGCTGGCTGAGGGTGCGGTCGATTACGCAGTGGATGAAAACAACCGGGAGCTTCTGACCCCCGCCATGCTGGATGCGGCGGAAGCAGCACGCCGAGCCATCGTCGCGGGCCGCATTCCCGTGGCGGACGGCAGTTGA
- a CDS encoding pentapeptide repeat-containing protein has translation MMEERYLRAVRDALVRHQQWLLRDPTGRGRRANLSFYDLAGLGLNRVNLSGAKLTGASLARARMIGTVLSKADLYGADLSRADLTGAQLQGADLRGARVDGAKLQNANLQGADLRRGMVLDAGELRAAGNSDGTTTFVGCSLTQAVLTDCRMAQCDFSGSDLSGADLSGSDLSGAILIGADLTGATMRKATLDGVLMCGARLNEELRVALERHGVDVDGTGLTTTAARMSDLIAEHQIWVEKLGKGGERIQFQRIDLRGYNFANQLLCGAVMRFSGLRGADFSGAKLMMADLSYSDLRDADFTSADLSGCNLEGANLAGAKLWRAKFRKVDLSGDGSRLWPTSFAKARLTGADLRDASLAGVVLRGTDLTAIKTSFATLKGADLSAALGWQPCEAPA, from the coding sequence ATGATGGAAGAACGCTACCTTCGGGCGGTTCGCGACGCGCTGGTGCGGCACCAGCAATGGCTGCTGCGCGACCCGACCGGACGGGGGCGCCGCGCCAATCTCAGCTTTTACGATTTGGCCGGATTGGGCCTCAACCGCGTCAACCTGTCGGGTGCCAAGCTGACGGGCGCCAGCCTGGCGCGGGCGCGGATGATCGGCACCGTGCTGTCGAAGGCCGATCTCTATGGCGCCGACCTGTCCAGGGCCGACCTCACCGGCGCGCAGCTGCAAGGCGCCGATCTGCGCGGGGCCAGGGTCGACGGTGCGAAACTTCAGAACGCCAACCTGCAGGGCGCCGACCTGCGCCGCGGCATGGTGCTGGACGCCGGCGAGCTCCGCGCCGCTGGCAACAGTGACGGCACCACGACCTTCGTCGGCTGCAGCCTGACCCAGGCGGTCCTGACCGATTGCCGGATGGCGCAATGCGATTTCAGCGGCAGCGACCTGTCAGGCGCGGATCTCAGCGGCAGCGACCTCAGCGGCGCCATCCTGATCGGGGCTGACCTGACGGGAGCGACCATGCGCAAGGCGACGCTGGACGGCGTGCTGATGTGCGGCGCCCGGCTGAACGAGGAATTGCGGGTGGCGCTTGAGCGGCACGGCGTCGATGTGGACGGCACCGGGCTGACCACCACCGCGGCGCGGATGTCCGACTTGATCGCCGAGCATCAAATCTGGGTGGAGAAGCTGGGGAAGGGCGGGGAGCGCATCCAGTTCCAGCGCATCGACCTGCGCGGCTACAATTTCGCCAACCAGCTGCTGTGCGGGGCGGTGATGCGCTTCAGCGGGCTGCGCGGGGCGGATTTCTCCGGCGCCAAGCTGATGATGGCCGACCTGTCCTACAGCGACCTGCGCGATGCCGATTTCACCAGCGCCGATCTGTCCGGCTGCAACCTGGAAGGCGCCAATCTGGCCGGCGCCAAACTGTGGCGGGCGAAGTTCCGCAAGGTCGACCTCAGCGGCGACGGCAGCCGCCTGTGGCCGACCAGCTTCGCCAAGGCGCGGCTGACCGGTGCCGACCTGCGCGACGCGAGCCTTGCCGGGGTGGTGCTGCGCGGCACCGACCTGACCGCGATCAAGACCAGTTTCGCCACGCTGAAGGGGGCCGACCTGTCCGCCGCGCTGGGATGGCAGCCTTGCGAGGCGCCGGCCTGA
- the msrB gene encoding peptide-methionine (R)-S-oxide reductase MsrB, whose protein sequence is MPDSDNTNTAKSEQDWKRELSPNQFKVLREHATEYPGTSPLNDEKRQGVYRCAGCGQPLYASDTKYESGSGWPSFWEPIAGAVETSTDHKLAYPRTEVHCANCKGHLGHVFDDGPQPTGKRYCMNGIAMTFVPSGKSG, encoded by the coding sequence ATGCCCGACTCGGACAACACCAACACGGCCAAGAGCGAGCAGGATTGGAAGCGGGAGCTGTCCCCCAACCAGTTCAAGGTCCTGCGAGAACACGCGACCGAATATCCCGGCACCAGCCCGCTGAACGACGAGAAGCGCCAGGGCGTCTACCGCTGCGCCGGCTGCGGACAGCCGCTCTATGCCAGCGACACCAAATACGAGAGCGGGTCGGGCTGGCCCAGCTTCTGGGAGCCGATAGCTGGGGCGGTGGAGACCTCCACCGACCACAAGCTGGCCTATCCGCGGACCGAGGTTCATTGCGCCAACTGCAAAGGCCATCTCGGCCATGTCTTCGATGACGGGCCACAACCGACAGGGAAGCGCTACTGCATGAACGGTATCGCCATGACGTTCGTGCCGTCGGGAAAGTCCGGCTGA
- a CDS encoding response regulator, producing MNTIAVVDDDPITRETLKAYLEGEGYRVMLARDGDQLSALLARGRIDLLLLDIRLPGKDGLAVTRELRATSNIGIILITGRSDRMDRLIGLELGADDYITKPFEPREILARTRSLLRRIAKPTRPAGGRVKRFDGWELHLDKRRLRDPGGEDARLTSAEFELLAAFVENPGRVLSRDDLLDLTLRGDSVPYDRSIDRLVRRLRRVVEPDPAEPTRIVTVHGMGYMFQAAVD from the coding sequence ATGAACACCATCGCGGTGGTCGACGACGATCCCATCACCCGCGAGACCCTGAAGGCCTATCTGGAAGGCGAGGGGTATCGGGTGATGCTGGCGCGCGACGGCGATCAGCTCTCGGCGCTGCTGGCGCGCGGGCGGATCGACCTGCTGCTGCTGGACATCCGGCTTCCCGGCAAGGACGGTCTGGCGGTGACGCGCGAATTGCGGGCTACCTCCAACATCGGCATCATTCTGATCACAGGCCGTTCCGACCGGATGGACCGGCTGATCGGGCTGGAGCTGGGTGCCGACGACTACATCACCAAGCCGTTCGAGCCGCGCGAGATCCTGGCCCGCACCCGCAGCCTGCTGCGCCGCATCGCCAAGCCGACCCGGCCGGCCGGCGGACGGGTGAAGCGGTTCGACGGGTGGGAGCTGCATCTGGACAAGCGCCGCCTGCGCGATCCGGGCGGCGAAGATGCGCGGCTGACCTCCGCCGAATTCGAACTGCTGGCGGCCTTCGTCGAGAATCCGGGGCGGGTGCTGAGCCGCGACGATCTGCTGGACCTGACGCTGCGGGGCGATTCCGTGCCCTACGACCGGTCGATCGACCGGCTGGTCCGCCGTCTGCGCAGGGTGGTGGAGCCCGATCCGGCCGAACCGACCCGAATCGTCACCGTGCATGGCATGGGGTATATGTTCCAGGCCGCGGTGGACTGA